A window of Odocoileus virginianus isolate 20LAN1187 ecotype Illinois chromosome 3, Ovbor_1.2, whole genome shotgun sequence genomic DNA:
GCCCCTTAACAAAAAGAGTGCTCACCCCCATTCTAcacaaatcactttttttttttttttttggctatgctgcaaAGCTTGcaggagcttagttccccaaccaaggatcaaacctattcCCCTTCCAGAGGGGAAGTGTCGagccctaatcactggactgccagagaagtccctacagTATCACTTCTTAAGGATGGGCCACATACTCCTCCCAAGAGCAAGAACAGTTCCTGCAACACAGCAGGTGCTTGAGAAAGGTTTGCAGCAAAAACCTATGAatgacacttccctggtggtacagtggataagaatccacctgccaatgcatgggacatgggtttgatccctgctctaggaagattctacatgctgaggggcaactaagcctgtgcgctacAACGACTGAATCCTTGCACCCTAGAGCCtctgctttgcaacaagagacaccaccacaatgagaagcctgtgaactgcaatgaagagtaggcCCTGCTCGCTGAAACCAGAGAAAATccacacatagcaacaaagacccagtgcagccaaaaaaatcaataatttttaaaaataataaatctgctttaaaaaaaaaaaaaaaacctatgaatGACATCCTGCCCATTGTGTACATATGGTGGGGTGTTGCTCCAGAACATTGCTTCAGACATGTAAACTTCCCCATCACTAAACCACTGATagctttgaaaaacagaaacaaaatctacTAATGAAGAGAGGTGGCCGACCACACTCACCCACAGAAGTCAGGTTCCTGTAGTTCTCCAGCATCACGTCTTGGTACAGGATTTTTTGAGCAGGGGCCAGCTGGGCCCATTCCTCCCGGGAGAAGTCCACCGACACTTCCTGGAAGGTCACTGGGTCCTGAAATATCACAAGCTCATCTCCATCAGTGTCCCAGGAGGCCAGGGCATCAGGAAGATGGAGCCAGATGACTGAGGCTTGGGAAGTTCAGACAGAAAGGTGAACTTGACCTCAGCAGCCCCATATAGCCCCATTGATATGTTAATTCTTCAACACACAGTTGAAGTCTTCTCCAGCTTGTCTGTGAACCCATCCTGCCTGGGTCCCCTCAGTCAGGTACACCCAGCCCTGAGGTCCCCAAGGTCCTGGAAGAATACTTGGTAAATGAATGagttaaagcaactatactccaataaaaattattttttaaataaataaatggtgacaaattttcatttttttttaatttagataaatgaatgagtgatgtTCCCAAGAGTTCCTGAGACAAAGTGGTCTCATagattttcttgattttctgtcACAGCCCAGAAGGGACTATACTGAGAAAAGTTCATAAATACTGAGGCAATGCCAGCATTCTCTGGGAAGCTCCTTCGCCACCGTTAGAGGAAGAGTAGGGACAAGTCCCGGTGGGGTTGGAGGCTCCAGGCCACCCACCCTCAGGGAAGGGAGACGCCACGTGGATGGAGGGGGATTTCCAGTTACCTCTGACCAGGCTGTTGGCAGCACTGAAGCTACTGCTTCCTCCTCCATGTTCCCCTCCTGGGGACAGGTGGGGTCCTGAGCAGGCATAGCTAGAGGACAGGGGAGATGCCGTGAGCAACAGGCCAAGCCTGGATTCCACTCCACCCACGCCTGCACATTGCTTCACACCACCCTGAATGAAGCAAAGGCAAGCCCGCCCACCTGCCTTCCGGGAGGTTTCACTAAAAGGCCAGGGAGGCCCTGTCTCTCTCACATTTAGAAAAGAGGCCAGTGGACCTTGCCGCCCGGGGGAAGCCTAGTTATCTCCTGTGACTATTGTGGGTAATCAAGTTTCAGAACAGTTTTGCAAGTCAGTCCTCCAAATTTATAAATCGAAAACAAGGAGGGGAAtcccctggcagtctagtggctaggactccaggcttttactgccaagggcccaggttcaatccctgcttagcgaactaagatcccacaagccacttggcaagggggaaaaaaaagaaagaaaaaggaacgggatgtccctggtagtccaggggttaagacctTGCACTCctagtgcagggggccagggttctatccttggtcaggcacagccaaaaaaaaggatgggagggaggggggaaggaaggaagcaaggaatAATACAATATTATCCCCCAAATATCCCAAACCCTAAAAAGCATCGATC
This region includes:
- the LOC110147032 gene encoding zinc finger protein 713 isoform X2, translated to MPAQDPTCPQEGNMEEEAVASVLPTAWSEDPVTFQEVSVDFSREEWAQLAPAQKILYQDVMLENYRNLTSVGYHLRKPRLLTQGELRTRKRRLLQDTCAGYYKI